The genome window ACAGGCGGCTTGTTGCACGGCAAACACCATATGCTCTCGCTCACATGGAACGCCCCCATTGAAGCCTTTACCCGCGCGGGCGATTTTTTTGACGGCGCAGGCGTGGACGGCGTGTATTTGCATTTTCACAAAGCCAACGAATTTTTAGGCATGCGCCCGCTGCCTACCTTTATCTGCAACGATGTCATCAAAAACCCGCAGCCTGAACGCTATTTCGCCGATTACGCGCAGCATTTGACGCAAGTATTTGGCAAAGCAGAATAAGCCATTTCAGGCTGCCTAAGCGTTTTCAGGCTGCCTAAAAGAATGAATTTGATAAAGCTCAATCTATCCATTCCCCAATATGACTGTCCCATCTTTTGAAAATCTCCGTTTATATATTCTCAAACATTTAGCCAATGGTGGAATATGGCGCAAAGCCCAATTAGTTGAACCGATTGCAGCACATTTTAATTTGAGTGTCGAAGACATCGCACAAGAATACGAATCAGGCAACGGCGCGATATTGGCTGACCGCATCTCTTGGGCATTGAGCTATCTCGCGTTAAGCGGATTACTCACACGCCCCAAACGCGGTCATTACACGATTACCGATTTAGGCAAAAGATATGTGTCAAAAAGTGAAGCGGAAATTACTGCCTACATCAAACAAAAAATGGCAGAGCGCGAACAAACGCAAAAATTAGATAACCAAGAAATAACCGTTGGCGCAGAAGAAGTAAACATTACTCCCAAAGAACAACTTGAAGCCTCATTCCATGCCATTCGCCAAGAAGTTTACCGCGAAATTTTAGATACCATTTTAAGCAAAACATCGCAGGCTTTTGAAAAGCTAGTCATTGATTTATTGCAAAAAATGGGCTACGGCGGCAGGCTAGAAAAATCCGCCCAAGTAACGCGCCCAAGCCACGATGGTGGCATAGATGGCGAAATCCGCGAAGATGTATTAGGGCTAGGCAGAATTTTTATTCAAGCCAAACGTTATCAAACCGATGACACCATTGGTCGCCCTTACATTCAAGCATTTGTTGGCGCATTACAAGGACAACACGCCGATAAAGGTGTTTTCATTACTACGGCACGATATTCTGCCGAAGCCATTCATTATGCACAAAATCTTTCATCTACCCGAGTGGTCTTAATTGACGGCTTGCAATTAGCTGAATATATCTACCGCTATGATGTTGGTATGCAAACCGAGCAAACCTTTACCATTAAAAAATTAGACAGCGATTTTTGGGACGAAATGCCTGATGATGCAAATAAACCCATTAAATAGTCGCATAGACTACCTGAAAACACAGTAAAGCATTAAAATCCGCGTTTTCGTTTCAAGCAAACGCGCAACCGTTTTATTCAAACAATCTATCTTAATTTAGAAAGAAAACCATGCGTACCAACTACTGCGGCTTAATCAACGAAGCCTATCTAGACCAAACCGTAACCGTAAAAGGCTGGGTACACCGCCGCCGCGACCACGGTGGGGTTATTTTTATTGACCTGCGCGACCGCGAAGGCATCGTGCAAGTGGTGATAGACCCCGACACGCCCGAAGCCTTTGCGCTGGCCGATACCGCGCGCAACGAATTTGTATTGAGCATCACAGGGCGCGTGCGCAACCGCCCCGAAGGCACCACCAACGACAAAATGGTGTCAGGCAAAATTGAAATTCTCGCCAAAGAAATTGAGATTTTGAACCCCGCCGCCACGCCCCCCTTTATGATTGACGATGAAAACATCAGCGAAACCGTGCGCCTGCAAAACCGCGTGATTGACCTGCGCCGCCCCGTGATGCAGCGCAATTTGCGCCTGCGCTACCAAGTGGCAATGGGCGTGCGCCGTTACTTGGACGCGCAAGGCTTTATTGACATTGAAACGCCCATGCTCACACGCTCCACCCCCGAAGGCGCGCGCGATTACCTTGTGCCCAGCCGTGTGCATGCGGGCGAATTTTTCGCGCTGCCGCAATCGCCCCAGCTGTTCAAGCAACTGCTGATGGTGGCGGGTTTTGACCGCTATTACCAAATCACCAAATGCTTCCGCGATGAGGATTTACGCGCCGATAGGCAGCCTGAATTTACCCAAATTGACTTGGAAACCTCGTTCCTCAACGAAAACGAAATCATGGACATCACCGAGGGCATGGTGAAACAAATTTTCCACGACACCATGAACGTGGATTTGGGCGATTTCCCGCGTATGCTGTACAGCGAAGCAATGTTTAAATACGGCTCAGACAAGCCCGATATGCGCGTGTCGCTGGCATTCACCGAGCTAACAGACGTGATGAAAACGGAAGAGTTCAAAGTATTCCGCGCCGCTGCCGATATGCCCAACGGTCGCGTGGTTGCCTTGCGCGTGCCCAATGGCGCGAAATTGAGCCGCAAAGACATTGACGAATACACCAAATTTGTCGGCATTTACGGCGCAAAAGGCTTGGCGTACATCAAAGTGAACGATGTGAACAATTTGAGCAATGGCGAAGACAGCGGCTTGCAATCGCCGATTGTGAAATTCCTATCCGAAGGCTGCCTGAAAACCATTATTGAGCGCACAGGCGCGCAAAATGGCGATTTGATTTTCTTCGGCGCAGACAAAGCCAAAGTGGTAAACGAAGCGATTGGCGCACTGCGGATTAAAGTTGGACACGAACACGGCGCGGCCGACGGCTATTTTGTCGATGAATGGAAACCGCTGTGGGTAGTCGATTTTCCCATGTTCGAATACGACGAAGAGGAAAACCGCTACACCGCGATGCACCACCCGTTCACATCGCCCAAAGCGGGGCATGAAGATTTGATGGAAACGCAGCCTGAAAACTGCCTAGCCCGCGCCTACGACATGGTGCTCAACGGCTGGGAAATCGGCGGAGGCTCCATCCGTATCCACCGCGCCGAAGTGCAGGAAAAAGTGTTCGCTGCGCTGAAAATCACCCCCGAAGAGCAGCAAAACAAATTTGGCTTCCTGCTGGATAATTTGAAATTCGGCGCGCCACCACACGGCGGTTTGGCATTTGGCTTAGACCGCTTGGTAACGCTGATGGCGGGCGCAGAGTCTATCCGCGATGTGATTGCCTTCCCCAAAACGCAACGTGCCCAAGACTTGCTGGTGGACGCGCCCAACAGCGTGGACGAGAAACAGTTGCGCGAACTCAGCCTGCGCCTGCGCGTGAAAGCGGCGGAGAGCAAAGAAGCGTAACCGGCAGGCATGACAAAGGCAGCCTGAAAACGTTAAGTGCGTTTTCAGGCTGCCTTTATTATGTTTAAAGCGCGTTGCGTTTAAACGTGGAAACTTTCCCCGCAGCCGCAGCTTTCTTTGGCGTTGGGGTTTTCAAACTTAAACCCCTCTTGCAAGCCCTCTTTGGCAAAGTCCACTTGCGTGCCGTCCAAGTAAACCATGCTTTTGGGGTCAATAAACACTTTCACGCCGTCTTGCTCAAACACTTGGTCTTCGGGCTGGATTTCATCCACAAATTCAAGCGTGTATGCCATGCCCGAGCAGCCGCTGGTTTTCACGCCGATGCGAATGCCCTCGCCTTTGCCACGATTGGTAAGAAATTTGCGGATTTGTTTAACCGCATTTTCGGTGATGGTAATCATGTTTTATCCTTTAATTTGGCTGATAAAAGGCAGCCTGAAACGCGAAAATTCAGCTTTCAGGCTGCCTGAAAACCTCATGCGCCTTGCTTTTTGCGGTAATCCGCCACCGCCGCTTTCACCGCGTCTTCCGCCAAAATGGAGCAGTGGATTTTCACGGGCGGCAGTTCCAATTCTTCGGCAATTTCGCTGTTTTTAATCGCCAGCGCATCGTCCAGACTTTTGCCTTTCACCCATTCGGTAATCAGGCTGGAAGAGGCGATTGCCGAGCCGCAGCCGTAGGTTTTGAATTTGGCGTCTTCAATGATACCCGCATCGTTTACCTTGATTTGCAGGCGCATCACGTCGCCGCAGGCGGGCGCGCCCACCATGCCGGTGCCGACATCGCTGTCGTCTTTGTTGAATGTGCCCACGTTGCGGGGGTTTTCGTAATGGTCAATGACTTTGTTGCTGTATGCCATGGTTTTGGTTTCCTTGTTTGGTTTGTTGTTGAATAAAGTTTTTGCTTTTGGCTGCGGTCAAATGCGCTTCGCTTGTTTTCAGGCTGCCTGAAACTTACGGAATCAATGTGCCGCCCATTCCACCGTGTTCAAATCCACCCCTTCTTTAAACATCTCCCATAGCGGCGATAATTCGCGCAGTTTGCCGATTTTGGATTTAATCAATTCGGCAGCAAATTTCATGTCTTCTTCGCTGGTCATGCGCCCGAATGTGATGCGTAGCGATGAATGGGCGAGTTCGTCGTTGCGCCCCAACGCGCGCAAAACGTAGCTGGGTTCTAGGCTGGCGGACGTGCAAGCCGAGCCGCTGGATACGGCGATTTCTTTCACCGCCATAATCAGGCTTTCGCCTTCCACAAAGTTGAAGCTCACGTTCAAATTGGTGGCGACGCGGTGTTCCAAATCGCCGTTGATATACACTTCTTCGATGCCCGCGATGCCGTCCAAGAAAATTTGGCGCAGTTTGAGCGCGTGGGCGATGTCTTTGTCTAAATCTTGTTTGGCGATGCGGAAGGCTTCGCCCATGCCAACGATTTGGTGGGTGGGCAAGGTGCCGCTGCGAAAGCCGCGCTCGTGCCCGCCACCGTGCATTTGCGCTTCTAGGCGCACGCGGGGTTTGCGGCGCACATACAATGCGCCGATGCCTTTGGGACCGTAGATTTTGTGGGCAGACATGGAAAGCAGGTCAATATTGCCTGCTTCTACGTCCACGGGCGTTTTGCCGCAGGCTTGGGCGGCATCCACATGGAACACGATTTTGTGTTCACGGCAGATTTTGCCGATGGTGGGGATGTCTTGAATCACGCCGATTTCGTTGTTCACCCACATCACGGAAACCAGAATGGTGTCGGGGCGGATGGCGGCTTTGAGTTCGTCCAAATCAATCAGGCCGTTTTCTTTTACGCCCAGATAGGTTACTTCAAAGCCTTGGCGTTCCATTTCGCGCATGGTGTCCAACACGGCTTTGTGTTCGGTTTTAACGGTAATCAGGTGCTTGCCTTTGGTTTTGTAGAACTGGGCCGCGCCTTTGATGGCGAGGTTGTCGGATTCGGTTGCGCCGCTGGTGAAGATGATTTCTTTGGGGTCGGCGTTGATGAGCGCGGCGATGTGGGCGCGGGCTTCTTCCACCGCTTCTTCGGCTTCCCAGCCGTAGGCGTGGCTGCTGGATGCGGGGTTGCCGAATTTATCGGTGAGATAGGGCAGCATTTTTTCCAGCACGCGCGGATCCAGCGGGGTGGTGGCGGCGTAGTCTAGGTAGATGGGGCGTTGGGGCGTGGTCATGATGTGTTTCCTTATGGTTGTGTTGTGAAAAGGGATTGTTGGTTTGGTTGCGTTGCCGTTTCAGGCTGCCTTTGGGGCTGATGCGTTGGTTTTGCGCTTTTCAGGCTGCCTCAAACGTGGATATGGGTGAGCGTTACCACGTGTTCTTTGGGCGTTTGGTCTTGGGCGATGAGGTGGGCGAGGGTTACGCTGCTTAAATGGTTGTGGATGGTGTGGTTCAGGCTTTCCCATAGGTTGTGGGTGATGCAGGGCGCGCCGCCGTGGCAATCGGCTTTGCCGCTGCATTGGGTGGCATCTAGCCTATCTTCGGCGGCGGTGATGATTTGGGCGATGTTGATTTGGCCGGCGGGTTTGCCCAGCACATAGCCGCCGCCCGGCCCGCGCACGCTTTCCACTAATCCTGCGCGCCGCAGCTTGCTGAACAGTTGTTCCAAATAGGAAAGTGAGATTTTTTGGCGTTCGCTGATGGCGTTGAGTTTGACGGCGTTGTTTTGCGCGTTCATCGCCAAATCAACCATGGCGGTTACGGCGAAACGTCCTTTGGTGGTTAATCTCATGGGGTGTTCCTTGTGGCTTGGTGGGGCGAGATTGTGCTATTTCTGAGTGATTTAGTCAAGTATAACGCGCTTATAAAACATAGACGTAAATAGGCAGCCTGAAAACACACTACCCCGTTTTCAGGCTGCCTATCCTTTGGCGCGCGGATGAAATTTGTCCACCACTTGCTTCAAGCGTTCGTTGGCAACGTGGGTGTAGATTTGCGTGGTGGCGATGTCGGCGTGCCCCAGCAGTGTTTGCACCACGCGCAAATCGGCGCCGTGGTTCACCAAATGCGTGGCAAAGGCGTGGCGCAAATCGTGCGGCGAAATATGCGGCATGCCTGCTTGCTCGGCGTAGCGCGAAACCGCCATCCAGGCCAGTTGGCGGCTGATGCCCGTTTTCTTTTGTGACACGAATACGGCTTCGCAGCGGGCGTTTTTCAACAACGCGGGGCGGGCGTGTTGCAGATAGTGTTCCAGCCAGTAAACCGCTTCTTCGCCCATCGGCACGATGCGCTGTTTGTCGCCCTTGCCGATGGTGTTCACCATGCCGCTTTGCAGGTTGATTTCGTTTAATTGCAGCCCCACCGCTTCGCTCACGCGCAAACCTGTGGCGTAGATGAGTTCCAGCAGGGCTTTGTCGCGCAGGCCGTGCGGCGTTTCGGTGTCGGGCGCGTTGAGCAGGTCGGTGATGTGTTGCTCGGTGATGATGGGCGGCAGGGTGCGCGCTTGCTTGGCGGTGCGCAAATCGCGGCAGGGGTTGTCGCTGCGCTGCCCGGTTTCTTCCAGCCATGCGTAGAGCCGTTTGCAGGCGGATAGGGCGCGGGCTTGCGAGCGCGGCTGCTCTTGGGCAACGTAAATCGCGGCCGCCAGTTGCACGGCATCGGTGGTTTTCAGACTGCTGTGTTCGTTTGCCAGCCGCGTGGCGATTTTGGTCAAATCGCGGCGGTAGGCATCCAGCGTGTTTTGCGATAGGCGCTCTTGCAGCCAAAGGTGGTCTAGCAGGCGGGTGATGCAATCTAAATCGGCATTTAAATCGGCGGTGGGCATTTTCAGGCTGCCTTTGTAATGAAATGTTGTAATTTAATGAAACTGCGTTCGTTATGTTTTGTTAAAACGAAATGGGTAAACAGAATAGGGCGGGCGAAACGATAGGGCGGATAAGGCGGTAATCTGCGCTGTGTGGCGCGAATGGTTGTGTTGTAATTGAGTTTTGGCTTGGTAGTCAATTTTAACAAAACTTTTCAAAATGAATTGACAAACTACATGTAATTACACACAATACGCGCCTACTTCGCAGCGGAGTTTGCCCGCGTGGCTGCAAAACGTGGGCTTAATCATTTTCAACCTTGCGCGTTGCGCTGCGGTATACCCCTTTATACCCAAATCAAAGATTTGGACAAAGGGGCAAGGCTGCCTCAAATAAGGCAGATAACGATAACAAAAGTTCAGGAAAACACAACCATGAGCATTTTTCTCTCCATTTTCCCCATTTTATTACTGATTGTTTTGATGATAGGCGTGAAGCTGCCGGGCGACAAAAGCGCGGTGCTGGCGGTTTTGTCTGCCGTGCTGATTGCGATTTTTGCCGTGCCAAACGTGAGCGGCTTCACCCCGCCGCAAGGCTACGGCGCAAGCTATGTGGGCTGGGCGTTTGTGGAAGGCATTTTAAAAGCCGTGTTCCCCATTTTAATCATTATTTTGATGGCGTTGTTCAGCTACAATATTTTGCTGGAAAGCAAGCAAATTGAAGTGATTAAACAACAGTTTACCAATATTTCCAGCGATAAGCGCATTCAGGTGTTGCTGATTGTGTGGGGCTTTGGTGGCTTGCTGGAAGGTATGGCGGGCTTTGGCACAGCGGTGGCGATTCCTGCGGCTATTTTAATCGGCTTGGGCTTTTCACCACGCTTTTCGGCGCTGGTTTCGTTGATTGGCAACAGCGTGGCAACGGGCTTTGGCGCGGTGGGCGTGCCGGTGATTACCTTGGCAAAAGAGGTGTTTGGCTCGGAAGTTACCGCGCAGCAAACGCAAGCCTTGGCGGGTAATGTGATTTTTCAATTGTTTGCGCTGATGTTTTTGGTGCCATTTGTGATTTTGCTGCTCACCGATACGTCTAAAAAATACATCGTGCCCAATATCATGCTGGCAGCGGTGGTGGGCGGCTTGTCGCTGGCGGTGCAATTTTGCGCGGCGTATTTTATCGGCGCGGAAACGCCGGCCATTTTGGGCAGCATTTCCTGCATCGTGTTCATCGTGTTATACGCCAAAATGACCGAGAAAAAAGACCCCGATGCCAAACCGCTTACCCTTGGGCAAATGGGCAAAGCGTGGGCGGTGTACGGCTTTATTTTGGTATTTATTTTGTTGGCAAGCCCGCTGTCTGGCCCGATTAGCACGTTTTTGAAAACGACTTTGGTGAGCAAAATTCATTTGCCGATTTACGCCGAAGGCAAAACGTTTAACTTCGGCTGGCTGTCTAACGCGGGCTTGATGCTGTTCCTCGGCGCGTTTATCGGCGGCTTGGTGCAAGGCGTGTCGGCGGGCAAACAGTTCCAAATTTTGGGCGCAACGCTGAAAAAAATGAAAGCATCGGGCATCACCATCATCAGCTTGGTTGCCATGAGCGCGATTATGAGCCACAGCAGCATGATTGTGGTGATTGCCGACGGCTTGGTAAACGCCACGGGCAATTTTTATCCGCTGTTTGCGCCTTTGGTGGGGGCAATCGGCACGTTTGCCACAGGTAGCGATACTTCGTCTAACATCTTGTTTGGCAAGCTGCAAGCGGCGGTTGCCGACAAAATTGGCGTAAACAAAGCATGGCTGGCGGCGGCAAACACCGCTGGCGCAACAGGCGGCAAAATCATTTCGCCGCAAAGCATTGCCATCGCCGCTGCGGCGTGCGAGCAGCAAGGGCAAGAAGGCGCGTTTTTGCGCTCCGCCATGCCTTATGCCGCGGCTTATGTGTTGATTGCGGGGATTACCGTTTACTGTTTTGCCGCGCTGGCGTTGTGATGCGGTGAATCCGTTTTCAGGCTGCCTTGGGAAACCATATCAAGGCAGCCTGAAATTTTTGTAAAACCTGCAACAGCTAACTCGTTTTCAGGCTGCCTGCGAACTACATTGAGGCAGCCTGAAAACCTTATCGCGCGGATAAACCATCATGCGTATAATCCGCCGCTGATTGGTTTCAGGCAGCCTGAAAGTCGGGCAGCCTGAATTTTTGTAAACAAGATACTAAGGAACAACTATGTGCGGTATCGTTGGCGCCATCCGCGCCCAAAACAATGTGGTCGATTTTCTAACCGACGGCTTAAAACGCCTTGAATACCGCGGCTATGACTCATCAGGCATCGCCGTGCTCAGTGAAGGCAAAATCAAACGCGTGCGCCGCGTAGGGCGCGTTGCCCTGATGGAGCAAGCCGCCCAAGAAAAAGGCTTGTTCGGCAACATCGGCATCGGGCACACCCGCTGGGCAACCCACGGCGGCGTAACCGAGCCCAACGCCCATCCGCATATTTCGGGCGGCACAATCGCCGTGGTGCACAACGGCATCATTGAAAACTTTGAAGCCGAGCGCAGCCGCCTGCAAGGCTTGGGCTATGCGTTTGAATCGCAAACCGACACCGAAGTCATCGCCCACGCCGTCAACCACGAATACCAACGCAACGGGCGCGATTTGTTTGCCGCCGTTCAGGCTGCCTGCCAAAACTTCCACGGCGCGTATGCCATCGCCGTTATCGCGCAAGACAACGCGCAAAACATGGTGGTCGCCCGCATGGGCTGCCCGCTGCTGGTTGCCTTGGGCGAGCGCGAAACCTTTATCGCCTCCGATGTTTCCGCCGTGATTTCGTTCACGCGCAAAATCAGCTATTTGGAAGACGGCGACGTTGCCCTGCTGAGCGAAAACGGCATTGAAAAGCTGGTGGACAAAACAGGCAAAGCCGCCCAACGCGCGGTGAAAACGTCCGAGCTGTCGCTGGCATCGTTGGAGCTGGGGCCTTATAGCCACTTCATGCAAAAAGAAATCCACGAGCAGCCCCGTGCCGTTGCCGACACCGCCGAAGTGTTCCTTGAAAGCGGCTTTATCCCTAGCAATTTCGGCGCAACCGCCGAGCAAGTGTTTCAAGACATTGACAGCATCAAAATACTGGCGTGCGGCACATCGTTTTACGCCGCCGCCACCAGCAAATATTGGCTGGAAAGCATCGCCAAAATCCCCACCGATGTGGAAATTGCCAGCGAATACCGCTACCGCGATGTGATTGCCAACCCCAAGCAACTGGTGATTACCATCTCGCAATCGGGCGAAACGCTGGACACGATGGAAGCCCTGAAATACGCGCAATCGCTGGGGCATCAACACAGCTTGTCCATTTGCAATGTGATGGAATCGGCACTGCCTCGCGCCAGCGAATTGGTGTTTTACACCCGCGCGGGGGCAGAAATTGGCGTGGCATCCACCAAAGCGTTTACCACGCAACTGGTTGCGCTGTTTGGCTTGGCGGTTACGCTGGGCAAAATGCGCGGCAGGGTAAACGAGGGGCAGGCGCAGGCTTATTTGGATGAACTGCGCGCCTTACCGGGCAGCGTGCAACACGCGCTGAACCTTGAACCGCAAATCACCGCGTGGTCGGAAAAATTTGCCAAGAAAACCAGCGCGTTATTTTTGGGGCGTGGCATTCATTACCCCATCGCGCTAGAAGGTGCGTTGAAGCTGAAAGAAATCACCTACATCCACGCCGAAGCCTACCCCGCAGGCGAGTTGAAACACGGGCCACTCGCTCTGGTGGACGAAAATATGCCTGTGGTGGTGGTTGCGCCCAAAGACGGCTTGCTGGATAAGGTGAAAGCCAATATGCAGGAAGTGCGCGCGCGTGGCGGCGAATTGTTTGTGTTCACCGATTTGGACAGCGATTTTGAGCCGGCGGAGCACGTACACATTATTCGTGCGCCGCGCCATGTGGGCGTGTTGTCGCCGATTGTACACACCGTTCCCGTGCAGCTTTTGGCGTATCACACCGCGCTGGCACGCGGCACGGATGTGGACAAACCGCGCAATCTGGCGAAATCGGTAACGGTGGAATAATTTGGCGCATACGACAGAGGCAGCCTGAAAATAGTTTTTCAGGCTGCCGTTGATGTTTTCAGGCTGCCGTTGATGTTTTCAGGCTGCCGTTGACGTTTTCAGGCTGCCGTTGACGTTTTCAGGCTGCCGTTGACGTTTTCAGGCTGCCGTTGACGTTTTCAGGCTGCCGTTGACGTTTTCAGGCTGCCGTTGACGTTTTCAGGCTGCCGTTGACGTTTTCAGGCTGCCGTTGACGTTTTCAGGCTGCCGTTGACGTTTTCAGGCTGCCGTTGATGTTTTCAGGCTGCCGCAAATGTTTTCAGAACGCCGCAAATGTTTTCAGAACGCCGCAAATGTTTTACGTTAGAATAACACCTTTAAAAATGCTTTTATATTCAATATGCCATTCAATCCGTCCCAAATAGAAAAACGCCCCACCGAAGCGCAAATCCGCGATTGCGCCGAGCAACTGCGCAGCAAAGGCAAAAGCAACTACGGCGAAAGCGTGCAAAAATACGCGCAGCTGCGCCTTGCCGATTTAGCCCCGCTGCTTGCCGACTGGCAAAACGAAGCCTACGCCGCCGCGCTCAACCAGCCCACCCTGCCCAAAATCGCCGCCGCCATCCAGCTCAAACTCAGCCCCGCGCAATGCGAAAAAATGTTTACCGTGTTGCAGCAATTCACCGAGCAGGGCAACACCACCGCCGCGCTGTATCTCGCCTATCTATATAGCCAAGGCATCCACACCGAATCCTCGCTGCAAAAAACCGCGCATTATTTGCGCTTTGCCGCCGGCAAAAAAGACTGGCGCGCCAACCATTTATGGGCGGAACTGCTCGTTGCCGCGCCGCTTGCCGCCCGCGATTTAATCGGCAACGAAATCCAAGCCGATGCCGAAAAATGGCACGCCGAAATGCCCAAAACCGACCCCAAACGCATTGAACAAGCCCTGCGCCGTTTCTACGACACCCCCGCCGCCATGAAATACGCCGCCAAAGCCAAGCTCATCTCCGCGCAAGAACAAGGCAGCCCTATCGCCGAACAGCGCATCAAAGGCTTGACCACGCTGGGCGCGCTGCCCCACACCGACCCCGCCCCGCAATACCGCCAAATCAAGCACTGGCTGGACGTGCAACTGCTGCGCGGCGGCAACACTGAAACCGTGGAAGACGACATCCTCATCATGCCCGAAAACGTGCCGTTCCTGCCGCAAGCAGAGGACGACGGCATTTTCGCCGAACAATGGCGCAAACTCGCGCTCTACACGGGCATCGCCCTGGTTGCCCTGCTGGTGTTTACCGTGTTGATTAAACTGTTTGTGTGAGGCAGCCTGAAAACCTCAAACCGTGCTGTGGGCGCTATTTATTAAGCCGCGCAAAGGCAAGGGCAGGGCAGTTGCCAGTAGTTTCAGGCAGCCTCAAACGATGTGCGGCGCAACCAAATCCTCTTTCAATTATGGAACTCGTCAGATGAAACGCATCAGCACATTGTTTACCGCATTCTTGCTTGTCGGCGCATTTGCCGCGCCCGCGTTTGCCAAGGAATACAGCTACCCCGAAATGGACCAATGCTTTGAGCAACCCGAAGCCCAAAACGGTGTTACCGCCGCCATGCTAAATTGCACCAACGCTGAAATCGACCGCCAAGAAACGCGCATGAA of Kingella oralis contains these proteins:
- the glmS gene encoding glutamine--fructose-6-phosphate transaminase (isomerizing), producing MCGIVGAIRAQNNVVDFLTDGLKRLEYRGYDSSGIAVLSEGKIKRVRRVGRVALMEQAAQEKGLFGNIGIGHTRWATHGGVTEPNAHPHISGGTIAVVHNGIIENFEAERSRLQGLGYAFESQTDTEVIAHAVNHEYQRNGRDLFAAVQAACQNFHGAYAIAVIAQDNAQNMVVARMGCPLLVALGERETFIASDVSAVISFTRKISYLEDGDVALLSENGIEKLVDKTGKAAQRAVKTSELSLASLELGPYSHFMQKEIHEQPRAVADTAEVFLESGFIPSNFGATAEQVFQDIDSIKILACGTSFYAAATSKYWLESIAKIPTDVEIASEYRYRDVIANPKQLVITISQSGETLDTMEALKYAQSLGHQHSLSICNVMESALPRASELVFYTRAGAEIGVASTKAFTTQLVALFGLAVTLGKMRGRVNEGQAQAYLDELRALPGSVQHALNLEPQITAWSEKFAKKTSALFLGRGIHYPIALEGALKLKEITYIHAEAYPAGELKHGPLALVDENMPVVVVAPKDGLLDKVKANMQEVRARGGELFVFTDLDSDFEPAEHVHIIRAPRHVGVLSPIVHTVPVQLLAYHTALARGTDVDKPRNLAKSVTVE